Within Actinoplanes sp. L3-i22, the genomic segment GACATCCTGGTCGCCAACGCCGGCACCGTCGAACTGCGCCCGACCGCGCTCGCCGACGCCGAGCACTTCGACAAGACCTTCGGCACCAACGCCCGCGGAACCTACTTCACCGTCCAGAAGGCGCTGCCGCTGTTCGTCGACGGCGGCAGCATCGTGCTGGTCTCCTCCGGGATGAACGTCAAGGGCTTCCCCGCATACGGCACCTACGCCGGCACCAAGGCGGCGATCCGCTCGTTCGCCCGCACCTGGGCCGCCGAGTTCAAGGACCAGGGCATCCGCGTCAACGTGCTCAGCCCCGGCGTCATCGAGACCCCGATCATCGACGTCCAGTTCACCACGCCCGAGGCGGTCGAGGCCGGCCTGGCGATGTTCAAGTCGATGATCCCGCTCGGCCGGCTCGGGCGCCCCGAGGAGATGGCCAACGCCGTCTACTACCTGGCCTCCGACCAGAGCAGCTACACCACCGGTTTCGAGCTCGTCGCCGACGGCGGCGTCACCGAGATCTGACCGCCGGGCCGGCTGACCCGCCCGCCGGCACGGCTGGCGCCTGCTCGGGCTGGCCGGCGAACTACCCGAGATCGGCCGGGAGCCCGAAGCGCGGGAATAGCCGCCGGTGTCGAGGAAGTTGGTGATCCGGCGATCCGTCCCGCTGAGATCTCCAGCACGATCAGCGCCTACGGCTCGTGCCCGGTGCCGGTGAGGCCGGGCCGGTACTGCCCGAACGCGGGCAGGCCGTTGGCCACCACCGGCATCAGGCGGGAACCGCGGCAGCCACGGCCCGTGTCGGCCATCCAAGCGGCGACGTCGTCGCGGCCGTGCAGCCACATTGGCAGCGGCGGCATCGACAGCTTCGCGTCGTCGTGCAGCAGCCGTGAATCGATCGAGCCAGCCCGAAGATCAAAAGACGATTTCGACGTACGGCCGAAGCACCGACCACCGCATCCGCGATGTGGCAGGCGATGCTGACCGCGCTCCGGCAGCCGCCGGTTCCACTGTGAGCGGTGCCGTACCATGCCGTCATGCGGGGCCACCGGCGGAAACTCCTGGTCAGTGCGCTTCTCGCCGGCACCGTGGCCGCGCTGACCTTGCTTGCCCGGGAAATGACCAGCGGCGACCTC encodes:
- a CDS encoding SDR family NAD(P)-dependent oxidoreductase yields the protein MSDTLTGKIALVTGGSTGIGLATAKRFVDEGAYVWITGRRQAELDKAVAEIGRNVRAVTGDIANLDDLDRLYALIAQEQGRLDILVANAGTVELRPTALADAEHFDKTFGTNARGTYFTVQKALPLFVDGGSIVLVSSGMNVKGFPAYGTYAGTKAAIRSFARTWAAEFKDQGIRVNVLSPGVIETPIIDVQFTTPEAVEAGLAMFKSMIPLGRLGRPEEMANAVYYLASDQSSYTTGFELVADGGVTEI